In Priestia megaterium NBRC 15308 = ATCC 14581, the following proteins share a genomic window:
- a CDS encoding zinc ribbon domain-containing protein: protein MNYVNGLALADGERVVRKYEASVLKKPKSNGYLIATNRRLIFSGEASGVSGRSLLVREVKIDQVSGIDSFYGRGWSIGKLVLAIILIVVFILLSQMANSMYLSGLSTFLLFGLLWPAFLIYKMITNPGNQMALQIIASNQSPSAIGVSVEQGTGILGSLFSSLGLGGNHAWMAVAAAGPGRHTETMVRELGALIQDIQVMGDHAIEKWNEVELKGKRSEQVSQGEIVRSQLATTVDKTRSKIQEKVSAPSAASYCQCGHPVESNDLFCGNCGSKVTKDNDEEIFG, encoded by the coding sequence ATGAATTATGTGAATGGTTTGGCTTTAGCAGATGGTGAAAGGGTTGTCAGGAAGTACGAAGCTTCTGTATTAAAAAAGCCCAAGTCGAACGGCTATTTAATTGCAACAAATCGACGCCTTATTTTTTCAGGAGAAGCAAGCGGTGTTTCAGGAAGAAGTTTACTTGTAAGAGAGGTGAAAATTGATCAAGTCTCAGGAATCGATTCTTTTTATGGACGAGGCTGGAGTATAGGAAAACTCGTATTGGCGATTATTTTAATTGTTGTATTTATTTTGCTTTCTCAAATGGCGAATTCTATGTATCTATCAGGACTCAGTACATTTCTATTGTTTGGTTTATTATGGCCTGCTTTTTTAATTTATAAAATGATTACGAATCCAGGGAATCAAATGGCTCTTCAGATTATTGCCAGTAATCAGTCTCCAAGTGCGATTGGAGTGTCGGTTGAACAAGGAACGGGTATATTAGGGTCTCTTTTTAGTTCGTTAGGTTTAGGTGGAAATCACGCTTGGATGGCTGTCGCTGCAGCAGGACCAGGCAGACATACTGAAACAATGGTTCGCGAACTAGGTGCATTGATTCAAGATATTCAAGTAATGGGAGACCACGCGATTGAAAAATGGAATGAAGTAGAATTAAAGGGGAAACGAAGTGAGCAAGTGTCACAGGGAGAAATCGTTCGATCTCAACTTGCGACCACTGTTGATAAAACGCGAAGCAAAATTCAAGAAAAAGTGAGTGCGCCTTCCGCAGCCTCATATTGTCAATGTGGCCATCCTGTTGAAAGTAACGATTTGTTCTGTGGAAACTGCGGTTCTAAAGTAACAAAAGATAATGATGAAGAGATTTTTGGATAA
- a CDS encoding type IV secretion system DNA-binding domain-containing protein, giving the protein MTYLHNELMEGQQLLPLSSGTVIDKGKAKIGIRGQHHTGITLHADLLARHILTIGAIGSGKTNTMNHIVGAVRKTMSENDVMVVFDAKGDYLKEFYRTGDIVISNDSVLHEGGGNWNIYRDILVTPKEKREETIREIASSLFKEDIEKSQAPVFGMGARDIFAAILSIHVQQMEEGIKSWDHEQLLEFMRSTTETDLRNMFLKSPEFKWVRNYIKKDGGSTTQSFIVHLYQTIYKIFSGSFAKAGNFSIREAVTNKEGKAIFLEYDLANGNILEPIYTVLLDLAMKEVLGRTRTEGNVYFVLDEFPLIPKLNYMDNALNFGRSLGVKVIAGIQNVGQVENKYGHYLAHSILSGFGTIFTFRLFDSNSRSFFAQRHGNVKRKVSFLSSNSNKGVQDQIVDGNVIEDWDIVNLGIGECVVSLPQGEPFLFYPILYQSDI; this is encoded by the coding sequence ATGACATATCTTCATAATGAACTGATGGAAGGGCAACAATTGTTGCCTCTTTCTTCAGGCACGGTTATTGATAAGGGAAAAGCCAAAATTGGTATAAGAGGTCAACATCATACGGGTATTACACTGCATGCGGATTTGTTAGCTAGGCATATTTTGACCATTGGAGCAATTGGGAGTGGGAAAACAAATACAATGAATCATATCGTTGGAGCTGTCAGGAAAACGATGAGTGAAAATGATGTAATGGTTGTATTTGATGCCAAAGGTGATTACCTAAAAGAGTTTTACCGAACAGGTGATATTGTTATTTCAAATGATAGTGTCTTACACGAAGGAGGGGGAAATTGGAATATCTATAGAGATATTTTGGTGACACCTAAGGAAAAACGTGAAGAAACAATTCGTGAAATAGCTTCATCTTTATTCAAAGAAGATATTGAAAAATCACAGGCGCCAGTGTTTGGAATGGGAGCTCGAGACATTTTTGCTGCTATTTTATCCATTCATGTTCAGCAAATGGAAGAAGGAATAAAAAGTTGGGATCACGAGCAGCTGTTAGAGTTTATGAGATCAACAACTGAAACAGATTTGCGCAATATGTTCTTAAAATCCCCTGAGTTCAAATGGGTTAGAAATTACATAAAAAAAGACGGGGGTTCAACAACTCAAAGCTTCATCGTGCATCTTTATCAAACTATTTATAAAATCTTTAGCGGTTCGTTTGCTAAAGCTGGTAATTTCTCCATTAGAGAAGCTGTTACAAATAAAGAGGGAAAAGCTATATTTTTAGAATACGATTTAGCTAACGGTAACATATTAGAACCTATATACACGGTACTATTAGATTTAGCGATGAAAGAAGTCTTGGGAAGAACTAGAACAGAAGGAAATGTCTATTTTGTATTAGATGAGTTTCCATTAATTCCAAAATTAAATTATATGGATAATGCATTGAACTTTGGAAGATCACTTGGCGTAAAAGTAATAGCCGGAATTCAAAATGTTGGACAGGTAGAAAACAAATATGGCCATTACCTTGCACACAGTATCTTAAGTGGATTTGGAACTATCTTTACTTTTAGACTTTTTGATTCCAACAGCCGTTCCTTTTTTGCTCAAAGACATGGAAATGTGAAAAGGAAAGTAAGTTTTTTATCATCTAATTCAAATAAAGGCGTACAAGATCAAATTGTCGACGGAAACGTAATAGAAGATTGGGATATTGTAAATCTAGGTATTGGGGAATGTGTAGTTTCTCTTCCGCAAGGTGAGCCATTCTTATTTTATCCTATTTTATATCAATCTGATATTTAA
- a CDS encoding zinc ribbon domain-containing protein, translating to MKYCKNCGEKLNDNQQFCVKCGYKFNQEDKPVVSERSKSNVKEHTKESRTSKKLSKKTKVITISAIAAAAILGGTYYGIDKTMMAPKAVSEGFISAVKSNDVDKAKKYVNDGQIQLEANDEQTKAFITYLHENPDVMKSISEGLTADSKDLELDVPSEGHSSYAKLEQDGKKWGIFDHYTVEVNSVYAKVQSTEDATAVYIDDQKAGTINSNSTKKIGPFLPGTHTIKGEIKNEYGKVENEQTVEGTDDTELNVGFDWSDHAVHLSSDYSDARLFVNGKDTNTEIGNVDYLGPLPLDGSVKIYAERHFDSGKKKTEEVSIRKGMKDIALNFDRESTAEASTATKEEEPAAKDSKADSSSRVSTSQVSNFIEQYMYATISSINSEDFSIAEPFIDSNGPKYKEQKEYTAYLINKGITEDLLSFKVNKVTKMDGPMYKVYTTEEYEISYGDGSVKYKKFNSIHKVKESADGNLGVYQLVSSTEVK from the coding sequence ATGAAATATTGTAAAAATTGCGGTGAAAAATTAAATGATAATCAGCAGTTTTGTGTTAAATGTGGTTATAAATTTAATCAAGAAGATAAACCTGTTGTTTCCGAACGCAGCAAAAGTAACGTTAAAGAGCATACGAAAGAGAGTAGAACGTCTAAAAAGTTGAGTAAAAAAACAAAGGTGATTACAATCTCAGCTATAGCAGCAGCAGCTATATTGGGCGGCACTTACTACGGAATCGATAAAACGATGATGGCACCTAAAGCAGTGTCAGAAGGATTTATTTCTGCGGTAAAGAGCAATGACGTTGATAAAGCAAAAAAATATGTAAATGATGGCCAGATTCAACTAGAAGCAAATGATGAACAAACAAAAGCATTTATTACATATTTACATGAAAATCCGGATGTAATGAAGTCAATCTCGGAAGGATTAACGGCAGATAGTAAAGATCTTGAATTAGATGTCCCAAGTGAAGGCCACTCTTCATACGCTAAGCTAGAACAAGATGGAAAGAAATGGGGAATCTTTGATCATTACACCGTAGAAGTAAATTCTGTATATGCCAAAGTTCAGTCTACAGAAGATGCGACAGCGGTTTACATTGATGACCAAAAAGCAGGGACAATTAATAGTAATTCTACTAAGAAGATAGGACCGTTCTTGCCAGGCACTCATACTATTAAAGGTGAAATTAAAAACGAATATGGTAAAGTTGAAAATGAACAAACGGTTGAAGGAACAGACGATACAGAATTGAATGTAGGTTTTGATTGGTCGGACCATGCTGTACATCTTTCCTCTGACTATAGTGATGCGAGACTGTTTGTGAATGGAAAAGATACTAATACAGAAATTGGAAATGTTGATTATCTAGGCCCGCTGCCTCTGGATGGTTCGGTGAAAATATATGCCGAACGTCATTTTGATTCTGGGAAGAAGAAGACAGAAGAGGTTTCAATCAGAAAAGGAATGAAAGACATTGCGCTCAACTTTGATAGGGAAAGTACGGCAGAAGCGTCAACTGCTACCAAAGAAGAAGAGCCGGCTGCCAAAGATTCAAAAGCCGATTCTAGTTCTAGAGTATCTACAAGTCAAGTTTCTAATTTTATTGAACAGTATATGTATGCTACAATTTCTTCGATTAACAGTGAAGACTTCTCCATTGCAGAGCCTTTTATTGATTCAAATGGGCCAAAATACAAGGAGCAAAAGGAGTATACAGCGTATCTAATCAACAAAGGCATTACAGAAGATTTGTTGAGCTTTAAAGTAAATAAAGTAACAAAAATGGATGGCCCTATGTATAAAGTGTATACAACAGAAGAGTATGAGATTTCATACGGAGATGGATCTGTTAAATACAAAAAATTTAACAGTATTCATAAAGTAAAAGAGTCAGCTGATGGAAATTTAGGAGTTTATCAGCTTGTTAGCTCAACTGAAGTAAAGTAA
- a CDS encoding HPP family protein: MQIEKSFAQTKSPFLSYLSSYAKKMKGELKEEPKINYRDAVVSSIGGLIAIIISSAIALALGYPMALAPIGASCVLVFGAHKGPLSQPRHVLGGHLLATVSALIIWSLFHRSLITIAIVLAFVLILMILTKTVHPPAAASAIVAINTQAGWGYLGIIMICACVVVLISTAYNNLFQDRQYPRYWV; encoded by the coding sequence ATGCAAATTGAAAAAAGTTTTGCTCAAACAAAAAGCCCCTTTCTGTCTTACTTAAGCTCTTATGCTAAAAAGATGAAAGGAGAACTAAAAGAAGAACCGAAAATCAATTATAGAGACGCAGTCGTTTCTTCGATCGGAGGCTTAATTGCGATTATCATCAGCAGCGCGATTGCACTAGCGCTTGGTTATCCAATGGCTCTTGCTCCGATTGGCGCAAGCTGCGTGCTTGTCTTCGGAGCTCACAAAGGTCCTTTATCACAACCGCGCCACGTGCTTGGAGGGCACTTGCTTGCAACGGTTTCCGCACTTATTATTTGGAGTTTATTTCATCGAAGTCTAATCACCATAGCGATTGTGCTTGCTTTTGTTCTTATTTTAATGATTCTTACAAAAACCGTTCATCCTCCCGCTGCAGCTAGCGCGATTGTCGCAATTAATACTCAAGCTGGCTGGGGATATTTAGGTATTATTATGATTTGTGCATGTGTAGTTGTATTGATTTCTACTGCGTATAACAATTTATTTCAAGATCGGCAGTATCCCAGGTACTGGGTTTGA
- a CDS encoding histidinol-phosphatase HisJ family protein yields the protein MYLVDYHHHTNNSFDSQAVMKEVCEQAVKNGINEICFTEHFSLNPLAPTYGHMDFDKYERELAECRDQFQNQLVIKKGIEICEPHYLKEKYQKTMKQENFDFILGSVHNINNIKLRKHLELNDKEAIYRAYFNEMYKLVSEADIDVLAHLDLMKRYAFEQYGIYDFHQFKDILGEILKKAIERNIGIEINTSGMRGKLGEALPALEVVGLYRDLGGEILTIGSDSHFAETVGAHMKEAVEMAKQCGFTEIYTFDQREPKGIGI from the coding sequence ATGTATCTAGTAGACTACCATCATCACACAAACAATTCATTTGACTCACAGGCAGTCATGAAAGAAGTGTGCGAGCAGGCTGTAAAAAACGGCATAAACGAAATTTGTTTTACCGAACACTTTTCATTAAATCCATTAGCGCCAACGTACGGTCATATGGATTTTGATAAATATGAACGAGAACTAGCGGAATGCAGAGATCAGTTTCAAAATCAGCTAGTGATTAAAAAAGGAATTGAAATTTGTGAACCGCACTATCTAAAAGAGAAGTATCAAAAAACGATGAAGCAAGAGAACTTTGATTTTATATTAGGGTCGGTGCATAACATTAATAACATCAAGCTTCGTAAACATTTGGAGCTGAATGACAAAGAAGCGATTTACCGCGCTTATTTTAACGAAATGTATAAGCTAGTAAGCGAAGCGGATATTGATGTCTTGGCTCATTTAGATTTAATGAAGCGTTATGCGTTTGAACAATACGGCATTTACGACTTTCATCAATTCAAAGATATTCTTGGGGAAATCTTAAAAAAAGCAATTGAGCGTAATATCGGAATTGAAATTAACACTTCAGGTATGAGAGGGAAGCTGGGCGAAGCGCTGCCGGCACTGGAAGTTGTTGGACTGTACCGTGATTTAGGCGGAGAAATCTTAACGATTGGCTCTGATTCACACTTCGCCGAAACGGTAGGAGCACATATGAAAGAAGCGGTTGAAATGGCAAAACAGTGCGGGTTTACTGAGATTTATACGTTTGACCAACGTGAGCCAAAAGGAATTGGTATTTAA
- a CDS encoding anti-repressor SinI family protein: protein MKKEHVLSIDQERVSLMESARKLGLTIEEVRKFLSELKRN, encoded by the coding sequence ATGAAAAAAGAACATGTACTGTCAATCGATCAAGAGCGGGTAAGTCTTATGGAATCAGCCCGCAAGCTGGGTCTGACCATCGAAGAAGTCCGGAAATTTTTATCGGAGCTTAAGCGGAACTAA
- a CDS encoding helix-turn-helix domain-containing protein has translation MIGEKIKNLRLKKGYSITRLAEEANISKSYLSHLEKGLNNNPSLQMLDKIASSLHTTIDELIEGDISCPALTSKPALNLEWLHLIERAIQDGMTKEEFIEFQYYLKFRKTN, from the coding sequence GTGATAGGAGAAAAGATTAAGAATTTGCGACTAAAAAAAGGCTATTCTATTACACGCTTGGCTGAAGAAGCCAATATTTCAAAATCGTATTTGTCTCATTTAGAAAAAGGGTTAAATAATAACCCTTCTCTTCAAATGCTTGATAAAATCGCGTCTTCTCTTCACACAACGATTGATGAATTAATTGAGGGAGATATCAGCTGTCCAGCTCTAACTTCAAAGCCAGCCCTCAATCTAGAGTGGCTTCATTTAATTGAACGAGCCATTCAAGACGGCATGACCAAAGAAGAATTTATTGAATTTCAGTATTATTTAAAGTTCCGTAAAACAAACTGA
- a CDS encoding acyltransferase family protein: protein MKKRYVELDSLRGLAALFVVINHYLMIYPSFSEYRYDGDSSFLLSMVKESPLRLLFSSGNESVVLFFVLSGFVLALPFYGRSSFRYENYLVRRICRIYLPYLFAVCVAILCKILFSQGGVSQLSHWFNNSWITNESPSLLLQHFFLIGTFNTDAYNNVIWSLVHEMRISIIFPLLMILLLRMDAKKIVMLLFFVFVSSSALLLLNQSNLEPTNYLLSYHYLLLFAAGAVTAKYRDFFIRLYLKISTFKKSLVVLIAFTCYLSEGIMGNYAITNNFLCRNLAVMVGSCMFITIALASPAASKILRAKVLSFLGKVSYSLYLTHLIVLFSAMYLLHGFLPYWSILSICFLLSLAMASITYYFVEKPSSRLGKFLTRNKVVFGRAVSRK from the coding sequence ATGAAAAAAAGATATGTAGAACTTGATTCTTTAAGAGGATTAGCAGCTCTTTTTGTTGTGATAAATCATTATCTCATGATTTATCCAAGCTTCAGTGAGTATAGGTATGACGGTGATTCTTCTTTTTTACTGTCCATGGTAAAAGAAAGCCCGCTGCGGCTATTGTTCAGCAGTGGAAATGAATCAGTTGTTTTGTTTTTTGTCTTAAGCGGATTTGTTTTAGCACTTCCTTTTTATGGACGTTCTTCTTTCCGATACGAGAACTATCTTGTAAGAAGAATTTGCCGAATTTATCTTCCTTACTTGTTTGCGGTGTGTGTGGCTATTCTATGCAAAATCTTATTTAGTCAAGGCGGGGTCTCACAGTTAAGCCACTGGTTTAATAACTCATGGATTACAAACGAATCACCAAGTTTACTTCTTCAGCACTTCTTTTTAATTGGCACATTTAACACAGACGCTTACAACAATGTTATTTGGTCGCTTGTTCATGAAATGAGAATTTCAATTATTTTTCCTCTTTTAATGATTCTTTTGCTGCGAATGGACGCAAAGAAAATCGTGATGCTATTGTTTTTCGTGTTTGTTTCATCATCAGCGCTATTACTGCTTAATCAATCAAACTTAGAACCTACGAACTACTTGCTTTCTTATCATTATTTGCTTTTATTCGCCGCGGGTGCGGTCACAGCGAAATATCGAGATTTTTTCATTCGACTTTATCTGAAAATTAGCACATTTAAAAAGAGTCTTGTCGTTCTGATTGCATTTACTTGTTATTTATCTGAAGGCATCATGGGTAATTACGCCATCACCAATAACTTTTTATGCCGCAATCTGGCAGTGATGGTAGGGAGCTGCATGTTTATTACTATCGCTTTAGCATCCCCGGCAGCTTCAAAGATTTTACGCGCGAAAGTACTGTCGTTTCTAGGTAAAGTTTCGTACAGCTTATATTTAACTCATCTCATTGTGCTGTTTTCAGCTATGTACTTGTTACACGGGTTTTTGCCGTACTGGAGTATTTTAAGCATTTGTTTCCTTTTATCACTAGCGATGGCTTCTATCACGTATTATTTTGTTGAAAAGCCTTCAAGTAGATTAGGAAAATTCCTGACAAGAAACAAAGTTGTTTTTGGCAGAGCAGTGAGTCGTAAGTAG
- a CDS encoding YveK family protein produces the protein MQDKIQLKDFFRILKRRWLTMLLVIVIASMSITTICFYLLKPTYQASTQVLVNQATSKNVDEIANITQLNTQLISSYIDFIKSPMIINGVKDELKLTISNKKLSEQITIDHNENSQFVTITVRNENSKTVSEIANKVALLSKDQAMKLMKGSNIQVLTEPSQSLKVFPKPLPVAAITILVSLLVGIAGAMLREYLDSTVRNEQDIQELIGLPIIGHIELEPRKMKRNQKQGSDQPKTRRENLEF, from the coding sequence ATGCAGGATAAAATTCAGCTAAAGGATTTTTTTCGAATTTTAAAAAGAAGATGGCTTACGATGCTTTTAGTCATAGTAATAGCGAGTATGAGCATCACAACTATCTGTTTCTATCTACTAAAGCCTACGTATCAAGCATCTACTCAAGTGCTTGTTAATCAAGCAACATCTAAGAATGTAGATGAAATCGCTAATATTACGCAGCTGAATACCCAATTAATTTCTTCGTATATTGATTTTATTAAAAGTCCGATGATCATTAATGGTGTAAAAGACGAATTAAAGTTAACTATTTCTAACAAAAAGCTGAGTGAACAAATTACGATTGATCATAACGAAAATTCTCAATTTGTCACGATTACTGTAAGAAACGAGAATTCGAAAACGGTAAGTGAAATCGCAAACAAAGTAGCTCTTCTTTCAAAAGATCAAGCGATGAAGTTAATGAAAGGAAGCAACATTCAAGTATTAACCGAGCCGTCGCAGAGTCTTAAAGTATTCCCAAAACCGCTGCCGGTTGCAGCTATTACTATCTTGGTCAGTCTGTTGGTAGGAATAGCGGGAGCAATGCTAAGAGAATATCTTGATAGCACAGTTCGAAATGAACAAGATATTCAAGAACTTATCGGACTTCCGATTATTGGACATATCGAGCTGGAGCCTCGAAAAATGAAGAGAAACCAAAAGCAAGGCAGTGATCAGCCAAAGACAAGGAGGGAGAACCTTGAGTTTTAA
- a CDS encoding CpsD/CapB family tyrosine-protein kinase codes for MSFKQKKYPFSLYQDAKTINQTNMIRKNVEVLLNSEVKCLTITSAEVNDKKPLMTAKLGISFAEQGKNVLLIDGNVHCPSLHQLFDLGSSEGLTDVLVNGKGRHVPIKQTSYKGLDVLPAGSHFRNASTLFVSKYFDELIEKWKEEYDLILFETPQFLEETDSHILTAKCDATMLVVEERKTKLDTVVKTKNMLGKARIDVLGVIWSPSH; via the coding sequence TTGAGTTTTAAACAAAAAAAGTATCCATTTTCACTGTATCAAGATGCCAAAACGATCAACCAAACAAATATGATTCGAAAAAATGTTGAGGTGCTGCTGAATAGTGAAGTCAAATGCCTGACAATCACATCAGCGGAAGTGAACGATAAAAAGCCGCTTATGACGGCAAAGCTAGGGATTTCATTTGCTGAACAAGGGAAAAACGTTCTTCTTATTGATGGAAACGTACATTGTCCTTCTCTTCATCAGCTCTTTGACCTTGGAAGTTCAGAAGGGTTAACGGATGTGTTAGTAAACGGGAAAGGCCGGCATGTACCCATTAAACAAACATCATACAAAGGACTGGATGTGCTTCCGGCCGGATCTCACTTTCGAAACGCATCCACACTATTTGTTTCCAAGTATTTTGATGAGCTCATAGAAAAATGGAAAGAAGAATATGATCTGATTCTTTTTGAAACGCCTCAGTTTTTAGAAGAGACCGATTCTCATATTCTTACAGCAAAATGTGATGCTACCATGCTTGTTGTGGAAGAGCGTAAAACGAAACTAGATACCGTTGTCAAAACGAAAAATATGCTGGGAAAAGCGCGTATTGATGTGCTAGGCGTTATTTGGAGTCCGTCTCACTAG
- a CDS encoding sugar transferase, with product MNQIVSKTNGDSDVLKKEFPLFYSLCKRMADIVISLVALVVLLPVILLFALIVMIETPGSPFFLQERLGQSGRAFTIMKLRSMYSDAEKNGAQWAVKNDSRVTRVGKLIRQTRIDELPQLWNVLKGDMSIVGPRPERAVFIEEFQKTLPSFSQRLAVKPGLTGWAQINGGYELTPAEKLELDLYYIQHTNIRFDVKIMIKTLRVIVTGDGSR from the coding sequence ATGAATCAAATTGTCTCGAAAACGAACGGTGATTCCGATGTGCTAAAAAAAGAATTTCCGCTTTTTTACTCGCTGTGTAAACGCATGGCTGATATTGTGATTTCGCTTGTGGCTCTAGTGGTATTGCTGCCTGTTATTTTGCTGTTTGCGCTTATTGTGATGATTGAAACACCGGGTTCACCTTTCTTTCTTCAAGAGCGTCTAGGTCAAAGTGGCAGAGCATTTACCATCATGAAGCTGCGTTCAATGTACAGTGACGCGGAAAAAAACGGAGCGCAGTGGGCGGTTAAAAATGACAGCCGGGTCACCAGGGTAGGAAAGCTGATTCGCCAAACGCGAATTGATGAATTGCCTCAGCTGTGGAATGTGTTAAAAGGGGATATGTCGATTGTCGGACCAAGACCTGAAAGAGCCGTATTTATAGAAGAGTTTCAAAAAACACTTCCTTCCTTTAGTCAGCGGCTTGCCGTTAAGCCGGGCCTGACAGGCTGGGCACAAATTAACGGAGGATATGAGCTAACGCCAGCAGAAAAGCTGGAGCTTGATCTTTACTACATTCAACATACGAATATACGGTTTGACGTGAAGATTATGATAAAAACGCTAAGAGTCATCGTAACAGGAGACGGATCAAGATAG
- a CDS encoding NAD-dependent epimerase/dehydratase family protein, whose product MKRVLVTGGCGFIGSHMAELLYQKGFEVKVIDNLSTGKIANLENRGISFHYGDIVSEELDKVFAEFKPHYVVHQAAQVSVAHSVTNFHHDANVNIQGTINIINACKKHGAEKIIFASSAAVYGNTNITPIALTHPTSPASPYGLSKFTSEEYLKLAKQLYDIDYVILRYSNVYGPRQNSQGEGGVISIFFDRFVTNQQPIIYGSGRQTRDFIYVEDVSQACLSAIQYEGCGTFNISNNSSISINELFFTMKSISGSHLTPAYHSVREGDIADSRLCNKENIKLLKWSPAFTLKKGLAKTYDYYHETLAQQFAKTME is encoded by the coding sequence ATGAAAAGAGTATTAGTTACAGGCGGATGCGGTTTTATTGGATCACATATGGCAGAGCTTCTTTATCAAAAAGGATTTGAAGTGAAGGTCATTGACAATCTCTCAACGGGGAAAATAGCAAACTTAGAAAATCGAGGCATTTCTTTTCACTACGGAGATATTGTAAGTGAAGAATTAGATAAAGTATTTGCCGAGTTTAAACCTCATTATGTTGTTCACCAAGCGGCTCAAGTAAGCGTGGCTCATTCCGTTACTAATTTTCATCATGATGCCAACGTCAATATTCAAGGAACGATTAACATTATTAATGCATGCAAAAAGCATGGAGCTGAAAAAATCATTTTTGCTTCATCAGCGGCCGTGTACGGAAATACGAACATCACTCCAATTGCACTTACTCATCCAACGAGTCCAGCTTCACCGTACGGACTGTCAAAGTTTACATCTGAAGAATATTTGAAGCTTGCCAAGCAGCTATATGATATTGACTACGTCATTCTTCGCTACAGCAATGTGTACGGCCCACGGCAAAATTCACAGGGTGAAGGCGGCGTAATCTCAATCTTTTTTGACCGGTTCGTTACGAACCAACAGCCGATTATTTACGGCAGCGGCCGTCAAACAAGAGATTTTATTTACGTAGAAGACGTGAGCCAGGCGTGCTTAAGTGCCATTCAGTATGAAGGTTGCGGCACGTTTAATATTTCCAATAACAGCAGCATCAGTATTAACGAACTTTTTTTCACAATGAAAAGCATATCCGGCAGTCACTTAACACCTGCTTATCACAGCGTGCGTGAAGGTGATATTGCAGACAGCAGACTGTGCAATAAAGAAAACATCAAATTATTGAAGTGGTCGCCTGCTTTTACGCTTAAAAAAGGATTAGCCAAAACGTATGACTATTATCATGAAACGCTAGCTCAGCAATTTGCTAAAACGATGGAGTAA